A genomic region of Nostoc sp. UHCC 0702 contains the following coding sequences:
- the psaC gene encoding photosystem I iron-sulfur center protein PsaC — protein sequence MSHTVKIYDTCIGCTQCVRACPTDVLEMVPWDGCKAAQIASSPRTEDCVGCKRCETACPTDFLSIRVYLGAETTRSMGLAY from the coding sequence ATGTCTCATACCGTAAAAATCTACGATACCTGCATTGGTTGCACCCAATGCGTCCGCGCTTGCCCCACTGACGTGCTGGAGATGGTTCCTTGGGATGGCTGTAAAGCCGCTCAAATTGCCTCTTCACCCCGCACAGAAGACTGTGTGGGATGTAAGCGTTGTGAAACTGCTTGCCCCACCGATTTCTTGAGCATTCGGGTTTATCTGGGGGCTGAAACGACTCGCAGTATGGGTCTGGCTTACTAA
- a CDS encoding DUF4082 domain-containing protein, with amino-acid sequence MNRRFKYLILFCCTILLILFLGKIEGYTTAQVSSEKSNKVNAIAYNPKGNILASGTEDGQIALVNVSTGKLLQTLKNGSGAAIAGLAYTADGKLTSISRDTVVQQWDLVNGKQLPILQGLENPPRAIAVSPDGKLLASAGEDPKVAIWDLTTNKLVKVLEGHKNFVNSIAFNSSGTILASADDNGWINLWDIKEGKLQRTLLGHADAITAIAFSPDPNDIDKLASVSQDTTVRLWDVSKGQQLKVLRKATKALRTVAFNRDGTILITGGDDKNIYLWGVKSGELRSTLRSIQNSAIKAITVSPDGLTFTSAYQNGDISIWDAATGLVKQIIQLTTSLLNTVTNLLSLNLDVSKTSASTGSVSTNTGSGNSGTVIGSVPSPSGGPILVVTSAANPVSNYYSEILLNEGFNNFNVSDISSVSANTLTGYDVVILSETALSSDAVAMFTDWVADGGNLIAMRPDKKLASLLGLSDASSSLDNSYLRVDSSTDIGYGIVDQTIQYHSTADRYTLNGATSIANLYTNATTATSNPAITVRNVGNNGGQVAAFTYDLARSIIYTRQGNIAWANLERDAKPPIRSDDLFYGNTSGDLQKDWVDLNKVAIPQADEQQRLLANLIIKINLDKKPLPRFWYFPNGKKAVVLMTGDDHANGGTAGRFEQFKAKSPANCVVENWDCVRGTSYIYPNSPMTSQQAAAYEAEGFEVALHVNTNCADFTASTLEDFYTQQLTTFTTNYSSIPAPSTQRHHCLVWSDWFSTPVVELNHGIRFDTTYYYWPPSWVADRPGFFTGSGMPMRLANTNGTIIDVYNATTQLTDESGQTYPASIDTLLDRAIGTEGYYGVFNVNAHTDSTNSTVADAVVKSAQDRNVPIVSAKQMLTWLDARNSSSIGSLSWSNNSLNFTITKATGANNLQAMLPTRINNLVLDSISRNGNALTYTAQGIKGIEYAFFPGESGSYIATYTLDTTPPTVTATTPSSSATGVSTVTTVTATFSEAINPATINSSTLELRNQSNTLIAANVTYDEATRTATLTPTSPLAISTTYNLTIIGGTINPRVLDPAGNALANNYNLSFTTASTLPPLSIWNNSTTPTNPSTADPNAVELGVKFTSDIDGFITGVRFYKGNGNTGTHIGNLWSSDGTQLATATFSNETASGWQQVNFSSPVAITANTVYVASYHTDVGNYATDSGFFANSGVDNPPLRLLRDGENGGNGVYKYGASSFPNNSFQASNYWVDVVFVTSTGPDTTPPTVTSASPNSGATGVGIGTPVTVTFNEAMDSATINTNTVKLRDSSNAVVAATISYNTVNRTATLTPTSSLANSTSYTLTVIGGGSDPRVKDLAGNALAANFTRSFTTVALATCPCNIWSAATTPSVVTVPDPNAVELGVKFQSDVNGYITGIRFYKGANNTGTHVGTLWSSTGTQLATATFSSESASGWQQVNLTTPVAITANTTYVVSYHTNVGYYSLDQNYFANAGVDNSPLYALSNGSSNGNGVYNYSANPAFPNSSYSSSNYWVDVVFTKN; translated from the coding sequence ATGAATCGACGTTTTAAATATTTAATATTATTTTGCTGCACAATATTACTGATACTTTTCTTGGGTAAAATAGAAGGGTATACCACGGCTCAAGTGAGTTCCGAGAAGTCGAACAAAGTCAATGCGATCGCATATAACCCCAAAGGAAACATCTTAGCCAGTGGCACAGAAGATGGGCAAATTGCATTGGTAAATGTAAGTACTGGTAAACTACTGCAAACCCTGAAAAACGGCTCAGGTGCTGCTATAGCGGGATTAGCCTACACAGCAGATGGTAAACTGACAAGCATTAGCCGCGACACAGTAGTGCAGCAGTGGGACTTAGTAAACGGCAAACAACTGCCAATCCTGCAAGGGTTGGAGAACCCACCTAGAGCAATTGCAGTCAGTCCAGACGGTAAGTTGTTAGCCAGTGCAGGCGAAGACCCGAAAGTGGCAATTTGGGACTTGACAACCAACAAACTGGTGAAAGTGCTGGAGGGACACAAAAATTTCGTCAACAGCATCGCTTTTAACAGCAGTGGTACAATCTTAGCCAGTGCAGACGACAACGGTTGGATCAACCTGTGGGATATTAAAGAAGGGAAACTACAGCGAACTCTACTAGGTCACGCAGATGCAATTACAGCGATCGCCTTTAGTCCTGACCCCAATGACATAGATAAACTAGCCAGCGTCAGCCAAGATACCACAGTCAGGTTGTGGGATGTCAGCAAAGGGCAACAACTAAAAGTACTGCGTAAAGCCACCAAAGCCCTGAGAACAGTTGCCTTCAACCGCGATGGTACAATCTTGATCACAGGAGGAGATGACAAAAACATCTACTTGTGGGGCGTCAAAAGTGGAGAATTGCGCTCAACTCTTCGCAGTATACAAAATAGTGCCATCAAAGCCATTACCGTTAGTCCAGACGGTCTTACCTTCACTAGTGCATACCAAAATGGTGATATCAGCATTTGGGATGCCGCAACTGGACTAGTTAAACAAATAATCCAATTAACAACTAGCTTATTAAACACAGTTACTAACCTCTTATCCCTAAACCTAGATGTCAGCAAGACCTCAGCATCTACTGGCTCTGTGAGTACAAACACTGGAAGTGGCAATAGTGGAACAGTAATAGGTTCAGTGCCATCACCATCGGGAGGGCCAATTTTAGTAGTAACTAGCGCAGCCAACCCCGTAAGCAACTACTACAGCGAGATCCTGCTCAACGAAGGATTCAACAACTTCAACGTCAGCGATATCTCCTCAGTATCAGCAAATACACTAACAGGCTACGACGTAGTCATCCTGTCCGAGACAGCCCTCAGCAGTGATGCTGTAGCAATGTTCACCGACTGGGTAGCCGATGGAGGCAATTTAATCGCCATGCGTCCCGACAAGAAACTAGCTTCCTTGTTGGGGCTGAGTGATGCATCATCCAGCCTCGACAACAGCTATTTGCGAGTAGACAGCAGCACAGATATCGGCTACGGCATAGTAGACCAGACCATCCAATACCACTCAACAGCAGACCGCTACACACTCAACGGTGCAACCAGCATCGCCAACCTATATACAAACGCCACAACAGCAACCAGCAATCCAGCCATCACAGTGCGTAACGTCGGTAATAACGGCGGGCAAGTAGCAGCCTTTACCTACGACCTCGCACGTTCAATCATCTACACACGCCAAGGTAACATCGCCTGGGCCAATCTGGAACGCGATGCAAAACCGCCAATACGCTCCGACGACCTATTCTATGGCAACACCAGTGGTGATTTGCAAAAAGATTGGGTAGACCTCAACAAAGTAGCTATTCCCCAGGCCGACGAACAACAACGCCTGCTAGCCAACTTAATTATCAAAATCAACCTCGATAAAAAACCACTACCGCGTTTTTGGTACTTCCCCAACGGCAAAAAAGCAGTAGTACTGATGACAGGAGACGACCATGCCAATGGCGGCACAGCAGGTAGGTTTGAGCAATTTAAAGCCAAAAGTCCAGCCAACTGCGTAGTAGAGAATTGGGATTGTGTTCGCGGCACATCATATATCTACCCCAACTCACCAATGACCAGCCAGCAGGCAGCAGCTTACGAAGCCGAAGGCTTTGAAGTCGCCTTACATGTCAACACCAACTGTGCAGATTTCACAGCCAGCACACTAGAAGATTTCTACACACAACAGCTAACTACCTTTACCACTAACTACAGCAGCATACCTGCTCCCAGCACCCAACGCCATCACTGTCTAGTCTGGAGTGACTGGTTTAGTACACCAGTTGTTGAACTCAATCATGGCATCAGATTCGACACCACCTACTACTATTGGCCACCCAGTTGGGTAGCTGACCGTCCAGGATTCTTCACCGGCTCAGGCATGCCCATGCGCCTAGCCAACACCAACGGCACAATCATTGATGTCTACAACGCCACCACCCAATTAACCGATGAATCAGGACAAACATATCCTGCCTCAATCGATACTTTACTAGACCGAGCAATTGGCACCGAGGGATACTATGGAGTTTTCAACGTCAACGCTCATACAGATTCCACAAACTCAACAGTTGCCGATGCAGTAGTTAAATCCGCCCAAGACCGGAATGTGCCCATAGTCTCCGCCAAACAAATGTTGACATGGCTCGACGCTCGCAACAGCTCATCCATTGGCTCACTGTCATGGAGCAACAACAGCCTCAACTTTACAATCACCAAAGCCACAGGGGCAAACAATTTGCAGGCGATGCTACCAACTCGCATCAATAACTTAGTTTTGGACAGTATTAGCCGTAATGGCAATGCACTCACCTACACAGCCCAAGGAATCAAAGGCATTGAATACGCCTTTTTCCCTGGTGAGTCTGGTAGTTACATCGCCACATACACCCTGGATACAACACCCCCAACAGTTACAGCCACAACTCCCAGCAGCAGTGCAACTGGTGTGAGTACAGTCACAACTGTCACAGCCACCTTCAGCGAAGCCATCAACCCTGCCACCATTAACAGCAGCACCTTAGAATTGCGAAATCAAAGCAACACGTTGATTGCCGCTAATGTCACCTATGACGAAGCAACCCGCACCGCCACACTCACACCCACTAGCCCCTTAGCAATCTCCACGACTTACAACCTGACAATTATTGGTGGAACCATTAACCCACGAGTATTAGACCCAGCAGGTAACGCCTTAGCCAATAACTATAATTTGTCGTTTACCACAGCCAGTACACTACCACCATTGAGCATCTGGAATAATTCCACAACTCCCACAAATCCATCAACTGCCGATCCTAATGCTGTGGAATTGGGTGTGAAGTTCACTTCAGACATCGACGGTTTCATCACTGGTGTGCGGTTCTATAAGGGAAATGGCAACACAGGCACTCACATCGGCAACTTGTGGAGTAGCGATGGTACACAACTAGCAACAGCAACTTTCAGCAATGAAACTGCCTCTGGTTGGCAACAGGTTAACTTTAGCTCCCCAGTAGCCATAACTGCCAACACAGTTTACGTGGCTTCTTACCACACAGATGTGGGCAACTACGCTACTGATAGTGGATTCTTTGCCAATTCTGGAGTTGATAATCCACCACTGCGTCTGCTACGCGATGGAGAGAATGGAGGCAATGGTGTCTACAAGTATGGTGCTAGTAGCTTCCCCAATAACAGTTTTCAAGCAAGTAATTATTGGGTAGACGTAGTGTTTGTCACTAGTACAGGCCCAGACACAACGCCGCCAACGGTGACATCAGCATCTCCCAATAGCGGTGCAACTGGGGTGGGCATTGGCACACCTGTCACAGTCACTTTCAATGAGGCAATGGACTCGGCAACGATTAATACCAATACTGTGAAGTTACGTGACTCCAGTAATGCTGTTGTGGCAGCCACTATTAGCTATAACACTGTCAATCGCACAGCCACACTCACACCAACTAGCTCATTGGCAAATTCCACTAGTTATACTCTCACAGTCATTGGTGGTGGCAGTGACCCACGGGTGAAAGATTTAGCTGGCAATGCCTTAGCAGCCAATTTCACTCGCTCTTTCACTACCGTCGCCCTCGCCACCTGTCCATGCAATATCTGGAGTGCTGCAACCACTCCTAGCGTAGTGACAGTTCCTGATCCCAATGCTGTGGAGTTGGGGGTTAAGTTCCAGTCCGATGTCAATGGCTACATCACTGGCATTCGTTTCTATAAGGGTGCAAATAATACTGGTACTCACGTCGGTACTCTGTGGAGCAGCACTGGTACACAGTTGGCTACTGCTACTTTCAGCAGTGAATCTGCTTCGGGTTGGCAGCAGGTGAATTTGACTACGCCAGTGGCTATTACTGCCAACACTACTTATGTGGTGTCTTACCACACTAATGTCGGATATTACTCCCTAGACCAAAATTACTTTGCTAATGCTGGTGTTGATAATTCACCACTCTATGCCCTCAGTAATGGCTCTAGTAATGGTAATGGTGTTTATAATTACAGCGCCAATCCTGCCTTCCCCAACTCCTCTTACAGTTCCAGCAATTACTGGGTCGATGTTGTCTTTACTAAGAACTAA
- a CDS encoding GNAT family N-acetyltransferase, whose amino-acid sequence MKHQTWQPPEFIQLDGQFVTLTPLVPERDVEALYAASHGSPQKEAVWNYLFYGPFDSPSTMKDWMEKEMVGKSDPLVWTVFENSTNTQVGIVALLAIVANHGRAEIGHVWFTPAVHKTKVNTESQFLLLKHLFNRHCYRRVEWKCDSLNHASRTTAARMGFIFEGRFRQHMFLRGRNRDTDWFAMTDKEWLRCQANFEKWLSSTEKISLMALNNS is encoded by the coding sequence ATGAAACACCAAACTTGGCAGCCTCCTGAATTTATTCAACTCGACGGTCAATTTGTGACACTCACACCTCTTGTTCCAGAAAGAGATGTAGAAGCTTTATATGCAGCTTCACATGGCAGTCCTCAAAAGGAAGCCGTATGGAACTACTTATTTTACGGCCCATTTGATAGCCCTTCCACTATGAAAGACTGGATGGAAAAGGAGATGGTAGGGAAGTCTGATCCTCTTGTTTGGACAGTGTTTGAAAATTCAACAAATACTCAAGTAGGGATTGTGGCATTGCTGGCGATTGTTGCAAATCACGGTCGTGCTGAAATTGGACATGTGTGGTTTACTCCAGCAGTTCACAAAACTAAAGTCAATACAGAATCACAGTTTCTACTGCTTAAACATCTTTTCAACCGCCATTGTTATCGTCGGGTTGAATGGAAATGCGATTCTTTAAACCATGCGAGTCGGACTACAGCTGCAAGAATGGGATTTATTTTTGAAGGTCGTTTTCGACAACATATGTTCCTGCGTGGCAGAAACAGAGATACTGATTGGTTTGCAATGACAGATAAAGAATGGTTGCGTTGTCAAGCCAATTTTGAGAAATGGCTTTCTTCTACTGAAAAAATTTCATTAATGGCACTGAATAATAGTTAG
- a CDS encoding peptidoglycan-binding protein encodes MTNTQTAKNADPTLRQGDSGSAVSELQKLLNAKGANLVADGIFGASTQTAVVKFQQSNGLVADGIVGAKTWVALRAVTQQPIRLVDVSLNYNPNQFPHQTAALEWLQKQIPAETLNEFARRWRNQ; translated from the coding sequence ATGACTAATACTCAAACAGCTAAAAATGCAGATCCTACACTCCGCCAAGGCGACTCTGGTTCTGCTGTATCGGAATTACAAAAGTTACTCAATGCAAAAGGTGCAAACCTAGTTGCTGATGGTATCTTTGGTGCTAGCACTCAGACAGCAGTCGTTAAGTTTCAGCAAAGCAACGGTCTGGTTGCAGATGGAATTGTCGGGGCTAAAACTTGGGTAGCCTTACGAGCGGTTACTCAACAACCGATTCGTCTAGTGGATGTCTCTCTCAACTACAATCCCAACCAATTTCCTCATCAAACGGCTGCATTAGAGTGGCTGCAAAAGCAAATTCCAGCAGAAACCCTCAATGAGTTTGCTCGTCGTTGGCGAAATCAGTAA
- a CDS encoding carotenoid oxygenase family protein: MQIIEKKSTKKAWAGAIAKPATEFPLTQLPIISGKIPDGLRGTLYRNGPGRLERGGVSVGHWFDGDGAILAVHFTDAGATGVYRYVQTAEYQAETQAGRFLYGVYGMHTPGPIWKRWNPQFKNAANTSVLALPDKLLALWEATNPYALDLQTLETRGLDNLGGLTKGLPYSAHCKRDPHTGEIFNFGVSIGSSVQLNLYRSDRTGKIIQKTAFKLDRYSIIHDFVLTQKYLVFFMPPLALQTLPLLLGLTTLSESLLWKPQLGTQVLIFDRENLSLVSRGETDPWFQWHFGNGYEDNQGSIILDVVKYSDFEQSNEYLREFATGETHTISNGTLWQVRLNPQTGKVINTQQVVNRKCEFPVVPQSQVTLPSRYTYFSLLGQNADIASEWFGAIARFDYNSETLTEADLGENRYVTEPIHTQDSQNPNQGWVLTVVYDGNSDSSEVWVFDSDRLDEEPVCKLGLPSVIPYSFHGTWKSA, from the coding sequence ATGCAGATAATTGAGAAAAAGTCAACAAAAAAAGCTTGGGCAGGCGCGATCGCAAAACCTGCAACGGAATTTCCCCTCACTCAACTGCCAATTATCTCAGGCAAAATCCCCGATGGCTTACGCGGCACACTTTATCGTAATGGCCCAGGACGCTTAGAACGCGGCGGTGTGTCTGTGGGACACTGGTTTGATGGAGATGGGGCAATTCTCGCTGTCCATTTTACCGATGCAGGAGCCACGGGAGTCTATCGCTATGTGCAAACAGCAGAATACCAAGCAGAAACCCAAGCGGGTCGCTTTCTCTATGGTGTTTATGGGATGCACACACCAGGCCCTATCTGGAAGCGGTGGAACCCGCAATTTAAGAATGCAGCGAATACTTCAGTTTTAGCTTTACCTGATAAACTGTTGGCTTTGTGGGAAGCAACCAATCCCTACGCCCTTGATTTGCAAACTTTGGAAACTAGAGGTTTAGATAATTTAGGTGGGTTAACCAAAGGATTACCTTATTCTGCTCATTGCAAGCGCGATCCACACACAGGCGAAATTTTTAACTTTGGAGTCAGCATAGGCAGCTCTGTACAGTTGAATCTCTACAGAAGCGATCGCACTGGCAAAATTATCCAAAAAACTGCTTTCAAGTTAGACCGCTACTCCATCATCCATGATTTTGTACTGACGCAAAAGTATCTAGTGTTTTTCATGCCACCATTAGCACTGCAAACACTACCATTACTATTAGGTCTGACTACCCTCAGCGAATCTCTGTTATGGAAACCCCAGTTAGGAACGCAAGTGTTAATCTTTGACCGCGAAAACTTATCTTTAGTTAGTCGTGGTGAAACTGATCCTTGGTTCCAATGGCATTTTGGCAATGGCTATGAAGATAATCAAGGATCAATAATTCTGGATGTGGTGAAATATTCCGACTTTGAACAAAGTAATGAATATCTCAGAGAATTCGCCACGGGTGAAACGCATACCATTTCTAATGGCACACTGTGGCAAGTACGTCTCAATCCGCAAACTGGCAAAGTCATCAATACACAACAAGTTGTCAACCGCAAGTGTGAGTTTCCCGTAGTGCCGCAATCCCAAGTTACACTACCTTCGCGTTACACTTATTTTTCATTGCTGGGACAGAATGCAGATATCGCTAGCGAATGGTTTGGTGCGATCGCTCGTTTTGACTACAATAGCGAAACTCTCACCGAAGCAGACTTAGGTGAAAATCGCTATGTTACAGAACCCATCCACACCCAAGATAGCCAAAATCCTAACCAAGGCTGGGTTTTGACAGTGGTGTACGATGGTAATTCTGATAGTAGCGAAGTTTGGGTATTTGATAGCGATCGCCTGGATGAAGAACCTGTTTGTAAATTAGGATTACCCAGCGTTATCCCCTACAGCTTCCACGGCACCTGGAAATCAGCTTAA
- a CDS encoding NACHT domain-containing protein — MTGVESLAEQTVIRLAVPIFQILWGGGSQLLGTVTKSLDEKTQQLIFTASKQYVQNYEERHGILKVLGMREPVKLESVYTAVQFLDNDAILSFESIEKLEEFYRQTNNRSFQSKHRGKQAGIKVANKYQYLMVLGGPGAGKSTFLRKMGLEALKGKKQGFKHDCIPVFLELKKFTSSNIDIEKLIAHEFGICGFPFPDEFTAKALEKGKLLILLDGLDEVPTKNLTEVINQVQNFVDKYDKNRFIASCRTAAHRSVFRRFSDVAMADFDDVQIQQFIDNWFHSEADKETKTGDKCWELLQKPENSAAKELAHTPLLLIFLCLVYDRSQNFPDNRSVLYRKALRILLEEWASEKHINRDKIYQGLHTELEEILLSEIAYTYFESDRLFFSQRDIVQQIKAFLASNLNAPQHLNGEAVLDAIAIQQGILVERAEEIYSFSHLTLQEYLTAQYIDDHRQVEKLVTEHLRDQRWKEVFLLVAGLMRGGADQLLLLMEKEAQKYINTPKLQALLNWAEQITAGSEGDYKPVGKRAVAIAIAITNANANANANAYAYAIAYAYAYAYAYANAIANAYANAIANAIANAYAYANAYAIAIANANAIQYTRQLEESKIFNDVNFTMLIDQLQDLKAKIPDDQQPQQVRQAFRKRLQQTLLNAFHLSEDMVNFSKEEEKALNNYLFANYLIIQCKQAAVRVSPQTWEAIETRMLLVF; from the coding sequence ATGACAGGAGTAGAATCTTTAGCTGAACAAACCGTGATTAGGTTAGCTGTTCCGATTTTCCAAATCCTTTGGGGAGGCGGAAGCCAACTTTTAGGAACAGTTACCAAAAGCTTAGATGAAAAAACTCAACAATTAATTTTCACTGCATCAAAGCAGTATGTCCAAAACTACGAAGAACGGCACGGTATTCTCAAAGTATTAGGAATGCGTGAACCTGTCAAGTTAGAATCGGTCTATACAGCAGTTCAATTTTTAGATAATGATGCCATCCTTAGTTTTGAATCTATCGAAAAGTTAGAAGAATTTTATCGCCAAACTAATAATCGCAGCTTTCAATCTAAACATAGGGGTAAACAAGCAGGAATTAAAGTTGCTAACAAATATCAATATTTGATGGTACTTGGTGGCCCTGGTGCAGGTAAGTCTACCTTTTTGCGAAAGATGGGACTAGAAGCACTCAAAGGTAAAAAACAAGGATTTAAGCACGACTGTATACCAGTTTTTCTAGAATTAAAAAAGTTTACATCTAGCAATATCGATATTGAAAAACTAATTGCTCATGAGTTTGGTATCTGTGGCTTTCCATTCCCGGACGAATTTACAGCTAAAGCTTTAGAAAAAGGCAAATTACTAATTTTGCTAGATGGGTTGGATGAAGTACCAACAAAAAACTTGACAGAGGTAATTAACCAAGTTCAAAACTTTGTTGACAAATACGATAAAAATCGCTTTATTGCTTCTTGTCGCACAGCGGCACATCGTAGTGTTTTTCGCCGCTTTAGCGATGTAGCAATGGCAGATTTTGATGATGTCCAAATTCAGCAATTTATTGATAACTGGTTTCACTCAGAAGCAGATAAAGAGACAAAGACAGGTGATAAATGCTGGGAGTTGCTACAAAAGCCAGAAAATTCTGCTGCTAAAGAGTTAGCACATACGCCTTTATTGCTGATATTTCTGTGTTTAGTATATGACCGTTCGCAAAACTTTCCAGATAATCGTAGTGTTCTTTATCGTAAAGCTTTGCGGATATTATTAGAAGAATGGGCATCAGAAAAGCACATCAACCGAGACAAAATTTATCAAGGACTGCATACAGAATTAGAAGAGATATTACTATCAGAAATTGCTTATACATATTTTGAGTCTGACAGGCTATTTTTCTCTCAGCGCGATATTGTTCAACAAATCAAAGCATTTTTAGCGAGTAATTTGAATGCACCTCAACATTTAAATGGTGAGGCAGTTTTGGATGCTATTGCTATTCAACAAGGAATTTTGGTAGAACGAGCAGAGGAAATATATTCTTTCTCTCATCTGACGCTACAAGAATATTTAACAGCACAATATATTGATGACCATCGCCAAGTTGAGAAATTAGTTACTGAACATCTGAGAGATCAACGCTGGAAAGAGGTATTTTTGCTAGTAGCTGGTTTAATGCGCGGTGGTGCAGATCAGTTGCTGTTGTTAATGGAAAAGGAAGCGCAAAAATATATTAACACGCCAAAATTGCAAGCTTTATTAAACTGGGCAGAACAAATAACAGCCGGATCTGAAGGGGATTATAAACCAGTGGGGAAACGTGCAGTTGCGATCGCGATCGCGATCACCAACGCCAACGCCAACGCCAACGCCAACGCCTACGCCTACGCCATCGCCTACGCCTACGCCTACGCCTACGCCTACGCCAACGCCATCGCCAACGCCTACGCCAACGCCATCGCCAACGCCATCGCCAACGCCTACGCCTACGCCAACGCCTACGCCATCGCCATCGCCAACGCTAACGCTATTCAATACACTCGTCAACTTGAAGAATCAAAAATCTTCAATGATGTTAATTTTACTATGCTGATTGACCAACTCCAAGACCTAAAAGCTAAAATTCCTGATGATCAACAGCCACAACAAGTCCGTCAGGCATTTCGGAAACGCCTGCAACAAACCTTACTCAATGCTTTCCATCTCAGCGAAGATATGGTTAATTTTTCTAAAGAAGAGGAGAAAGCACTGAATAATTATCTCTTTGCCAATTACCTGATTATCCAGTGCAAACAAGCAGCGGTACGCGTGTCGCCCCAAACCTGGGAAGCAATTGAGACGCGGATGTTGTTGGTTTTTTGA
- the uvsE gene encoding UV DNA damage repair endonuclease UvsE, whose product MTVIQFQNSSNTQRSQTGTPHLGLVCITFSKQVRFRTMTRTRYLKLSDGEREIALTELYQHNLQRLHDALDFCEQNKIQLYRITCALFPLSDMEDEIGANILEGMQAQLSEIGRKSQALGIRMVLHPDQYVVLSSDSPQVVQNSIKILERHARTLDLLGLPRRREAACRQTSPWSLMNIHGGKSQRTEQLVKVISELPETVKSRLTFENDEYAYSAEEILAVCQQTGVPMVFDAHHHICHENLDSYDHPSVASMFYAARATWANPDWQLVHISNGEEAFNDRKHSELIVAMPDVYHQAPWIEVEAKNKEEAIAHLRSWWLNGEGVQGSRGAFGAGVQRSFK is encoded by the coding sequence ATGACTGTAATTCAGTTCCAAAATTCATCTAATACACAGCGATCGCAAACAGGCACTCCACACTTAGGGCTTGTTTGTATTACTTTTTCTAAACAGGTACGCTTTCGGACAATGACGCGCACGCGCTACTTAAAACTCTCTGATGGCGAACGTGAAATAGCACTCACTGAATTATATCAGCATAATTTACAGCGTTTGCATGATGCCCTTGATTTTTGTGAACAAAACAAAATTCAGTTGTATCGCATCACTTGTGCTTTATTTCCACTGAGTGATATGGAAGACGAAATTGGCGCTAACATATTAGAGGGAATGCAGGCGCAATTGAGTGAAATCGGTCGAAAATCCCAAGCATTGGGCATTAGAATGGTACTGCATCCAGACCAATATGTAGTGCTAAGTTCTGACTCTCCCCAAGTGGTGCAAAACAGTATTAAAATTCTAGAACGACATGCACGTACACTTGACTTACTGGGCTTACCGCGTAGACGCGAAGCGGCTTGTCGTCAGACATCGCCTTGGTCATTGATGAATATTCATGGCGGTAAATCTCAGCGCACTGAACAACTAGTAAAGGTAATTTCTGAACTACCAGAAACAGTTAAAAGTCGTTTGACCTTTGAGAATGATGAATACGCTTACAGTGCCGAGGAAATTTTAGCAGTGTGTCAGCAAACAGGGGTACCAATGGTATTTGATGCCCATCATCATATTTGCCACGAAAACTTAGATAGTTACGATCATCCCAGTGTAGCATCGATGTTTTACGCAGCGCGAGCAACTTGGGCAAACCCAGATTGGCAATTGGTGCATATTTCCAACGGCGAAGAAGCTTTTAATGACAGAAAACACAGCGAGTTAATCGTGGCTATGCCCGATGTCTATCACCAAGCACCGTGGATAGAAGTTGAAGCTAAAAACAAAGAAGAAGCGATCGCCCATTTGCGATCGTGGTGGTTAAATGGGGAAGGGGTGCAGGGGAGTAGGGGTGCTTTCGGTGCAGGGGTGCAGCGGAGTTTCAAATAA